The Polyangium aurulentum genomic interval GCGCAGACGATGGCCGCGAATGCGACGCTCCAGTACGTCCTGCAGGTGCTCTTCGGCACGGACGGCGCTGGCGGAAAAGATGGATCCAATCCCATCTCTGCCGTCACGTTCACCTTCTCGAACGGCACGAAGACCTCCACGTTGACGGTCCCGCTGCTGACGCTCGTGCCGATCCCGTACCTCCTGGTCGAGACGATGGACATCGAGTTCAAGGCCGCGATCAACGCGTCCTCGAGCTACGACCAGAAGGATTCGGTGGACACGAACTTCAACAGCCAGGTCAAGGGCAGCGTCGGCTTCCTGTTCGATAAGGCGAACTTCAGCGCGGGCTTCTCGAGCAAGACGGACTCGACCGGGACCAGGGACTCGAAGTACTCGGTCGAATACACGGTCGACGTCAAGGTGCACGCCACGGGCCACGACATGCCCGCGGGGACCTTGAAGGTGCTCAACATGCTGAACGACTCCATCAAGGCGGTCGACGCCCCGTCGGGCACCTGATCCCAGAAGGGCCGCGCGCATAGGCGCGAAGGCCATGATCTCCACCTGCTGCCTTCATGGAGTGAATCGCCATGCACGAACGATCCGAGCGCATGGTCACCGCATTGCTGGACGATATCAGGCGTGGGGTGAAGCTCGCTCGCGTGCCTGGCGGTGAGCCTCGTGAAGCGCAGCCGGTGGGGTCTTTTGCGCAGGAACGGGATGCTCTCCCGGCGCTGCTCCCGACGCACTTCGAATGCAGGGTGGAGCTGCCCATCGCGCAGGCCATCGAAACGATAAAGCTCTGGGGAGAGCTCGACCCGTCGGGCGCGCTGGTCCTCCAGGGGATGGAAGTCGAGTCTCGATCGAGCTCATAGGTGAACGATCATGGCGAGCAACATGAAATCCGAGATTGCGCTGAGCAAGCTGATCGGCGCGTTGATCCGCGACGTCGTCGACGCCGATGGCATGGCCGCCCAGGCCACGGCCGACTTCATCCAGAGCGTCGGGTTCGACAAGGGCGAGCTGCGCATGGTGCAGTTCACGTACGACCACCCCGATCAAAGCGGGGTGATGAAAAAGTACGTCGTCTCGGTGCCGCTCTTGACCATCGTCCCGATTCCGCTCCTCGGCGTCCAGGAGGCGGAGCTGTCGTTCACGACGACGGTCGTGGAGATGTCGAGCGACGAAAAGTCAGCGCCCATGTTGCTCGCGAAGGTCGCGCCGAGCGCCGGGGGCGACGACGGAAAGCAAGACCAGGCCAATATCACGTTCACGGTCAAGATGTCGCGGACCGACATGCCCGCGGGCATCTCCAACATGATGGGGCTGCTCGGCAACAAGGTCCAGGTCGCAGAGGCGCAGACGGAAAAGAAATAGCGAGGAGACACGCATCATGCTGAATCAATTGAAGGCCCAGGGCGAGAACCACGGATTCCCCTGCCCGAGCTGCAATCACAAGATCAAGGCGTCGATCGAGCAGATCCTGACGGGCAGCTCCATCTTCTGCGGCGGCTGCGGCCTCCGCCTCGACATCGACAGGCAGACCTCGGCGCCCGCCATCGAGGCGCTGAAGACGCTGAATCAGGCGGTGGGTCAGGCCGAGGCGGAGCTGGCCAAGGCGAAGAAGCCCGGCGCGAGGCGATAGCGCAGAGCGAGGAGCAAGCCATGGTGACGCTCGCTGATTTCATCAAGCAAAATGACCCGAGGCTGAAGAAAATGTTCGCGGGCGTCTTCCAGACCGCGGACGGCTGGCGCAATTACCTGAACGAGAACTTCGATGGCTCGCAGCCGGTGACGCGCATGATCAACGGGAGGATGAACGAGGTGCCACTGGCGTTCCAGGCGCTCTACATCGCCTGCTGGCTCCATTCGCCCGTCGAGAAGGGCACCTACATGATCAGGCTGACCACCGCGCAGCGCTCGATCGTGAAGGCCGGCTACAGCAGGCTGAAGAGCAAGCGCATGTCGAGCCACCTGCACAAGCGTGGCCGGAGCGCTCGGGATGGCTGGGCGTTCCTGAAGGGATACAACGAGCTGCTCGTCCAGATGGAAGGCGGTGGAAAGAAGACCGCCGCCTTCGAGCCGAACCTGCTCCTCAAGTGCGAAGGGTACAGCATCTGGCACCCCATGCATTACCTGAGCTGGGGGGTGAAGCTCGTCAGTGGCGGGGGAGCTACCGCCAGCCGCACGTTGCATGACGTCGCGCGCTCCAACACGATCGACGGGATGCTCGAGCGCGGCGCCGAGAACTACAGTAACAAATACAAGAAGGTCCTCGAACTGCTGGGTCTGAAAGGAAAGACGCAGACGGTTCGAGACGTCACGTACGCGCTCTACAAGAAGCTCGTCGCGCTCGGGCAAGGCGATCGCTTGCCGCAGCTCGGCAACGATATCACCGATGAGAGGCCGGGGAAGGTCGCCGACGCCCTCGATCTCATCCTGGGGGCGTTCAACGAGCTGAACCGCCCCGATCCAGTGAAAGACGCGGTGAAGAAGGCCGACGCCGACTTCCGGACCATCATCGAGAATCTTCGAGCCGACGAAGAAGGCAGCGACCGATTCTTCGCGGAGGTCAAGGTGACGCCCCAGGATCTCGACAGATCGATCGTCGCATTCAAACGACAGCTCGAGGATTGATCGTGATCAGCCCCCCCGCCGCTTGAATGCCGCCGCGATCCCCGCCTGCAGCGAGCCGTGGGTCACGATCCCGCCGAGGTCCACGTCGAGGCCGATCAGCGTCCGGGCCACCTCGGGCCTTATGCCGGTCAGCATCACCTGCGCGCCGAGCAGCTTCACCGCTTGCGCCGCGCGCACGATGGTGTTCGCCACGTTCGCGTCGACCACCGCGACGCCCGTGATGTCCAGAATGGCGATCCGCGTCCCGTGGCTCCCGACGCCCGAGAGCAGCGTCTCCAGCATCTGCTCGGCCCGGATGCCGTCGACCGTGCCGATGAGCGGCATCACCACCACGTCGTCGCGGATCGGGATGAGCGGCGTCGAAAGCTCGGCCAGCGCGGCGGCCTGCGCCCGGATCACCTCCGCCTGGATCAGGCTCTGGCGCAATGCCTCCTCGGTCCGCCTGCGCTCGGTGACGTCCTCGAAGCTGACGCAGACCCGGCGGTCCGGCAGCCCGACCACCTTTATCGAGAAGATACCCTGGATGCGCGCGTCGTCATAGGCCACCTCGCCCATATCGAGCGAGCCGCCCGACTCCGCAATGCGCGTGTACGCCGCCGCCAGCCCCGACTCGATGTTCCCCGGGAACACGTCGGCGGCCATCTGGCCGACCTGGGCCTTCACGTCGAATCCGACGATCCTCCCGGCCGCGTCGTTGGCCAGCAGGATTCGAAGCGAGAGCTCGTCTCCTGGCTTCTCGAGGTGCAGCACGATGAAGCCGATGTTCGAGTTGAGGATCGTGTCCTCGTAGATCCGGGCGCGCTCCTCGGCCTTGCGCTGCTCGGTGATATCCTGGGCGAACGCGTGCTGCCTGCCCTCGTCGTCGTGGACCCCGGTGTACCAGCGCAGGTGGCGGTAGGAGCCGTCCTTGCACCGGTAGCGGTTCTCGAAGGCGACCGCCGTCCCTCCTTCGAACACGCGCGCCGTGATCGCCATCGTCGCCTCGCGGTCGTCGGGGTGCACGAAATCGAGGAAAACCTGGCCTATGAGCTCGGCAACGCTCCAGCCGAGCGTCGTCTCCCAGGCAGGATTGAGCCGCACGAAGCGGCCCTCCTTGTCGGCGATGCAGAGCAACGCCAGGCTGTGATTGAAGAAGGCATCGAGCTCGGTCACCCGACGCCACAAGTCAGAGTTTTCGTTGTTGGAAGGATTGCTCGGCCTGCCCTCGGACATCGCGCGTTCCCCAGATCCGTGCGCCTGAGCGGCGCCACGTAATCCAGTATCACGGTCGCGCGCAAAGGAGCAGCCCAGATCCGTCGCCCGTCATGCAATGATCCCCACGTTCGACGGCGCTGGAAACGCTAGGCCCAGCGCCGACGGAATGCCGCCGCGATGCCTGCCTGCAGCGAGCCGTGGATCATGATCGCGCGAAGGTCGATGTCGAGGCTGATCAGTGTGCGAGCGACCTCGGGCCGGATGCCGGTCAGCATCACCTGCGCGCCGAGCAGCCTGACCGCTTGCGCCGCGCAGAATGGTGTTCGCCACGTGCGTATCCACCACCGCGACGCCCGTGATGTCGACAATGGCGACCCGCGCCCCTCGGTTCGCGACGCCCGAGAGCAGGGCCTCCAGCATCTGCTCGGCCCGGGTGCTGTCGGCCGACCTCGGCCCTCCAGCCGAGCGTCGTCTCCCAGGCGCGGTTGAGCCGCTTGCTGGATGACCCGTCGGGCATCGTGCATCCCCCCGGTGCCTGGCGCCCCCACCGGCGCCGATCGATCCACTATCACGACCGAGGAACGAGGAGCAGCCCAATACGTCGACGCGCGGGCGCACCGGGAAAATCGTCAATCGATTGACTCTGGGGGATGTTCTCGGCCGTCGAGCCTGCTCGGCGCGCGGGTCAGCTTTGGCGATCGGCGCGCAGGACGCGCATGAGGAGGGCGGGGCCGTCGGGTGTATCGACGACGCCGACGTCGCGGAAGCCGGCCTTGCGGTAGCAGGCCACCGCGCGCGGATTGGTCGGGCTCGGGTCGGTCTGCACCTTGGTCACGCGCGGGTCCGCGAAGAGCGTGTCGAGGAACGCCCGGATCATGCGCGTGCCGAGGCCCTTGCCGAGCCGATCTGCATCGGCGATGAACTGGTCGATCCCGAGGGCGTGCGGATCGGTCTCGTCGAGCCACCAGCCCGATTCCTGGGAGGTCATCACGTGGTACACCTGGATGTACCCGAAGGGGACGCCATTCTCGCAAGCGAGGTAATAGAGCGCGCCCGCCGGCGTATCGAGCGGCTTCACGTCGGGGTCGACGGGATGCGACAGGTAATCCGCGCGCAATTCGTCGATGCTCGGGACCGGCTGCCACCATTCCGCGACGTGCGGGCGCTGGTGCCAGGCGTGCAGGAGGGGCATGTCCCCCTCGGTCACGGGCCGGAAGGTGATCGGGGCATTCATGCGCCCCAGGAGACGTCGAGCCCTGGCGGCTGTCAAGCGGGCGCGGGCTCTAGAGCGCCTGGCGTTCCTCACGATGCTACATGCCGTGCGCCGCGCTTGACCCCCCGACCGTCTATCGTACACGCTGCGGCCCAGGCATTCATGACGCGTGCTCACATCGCCCTGCTCCTGTTTGCGCTGTACATGACCATCGCTTTCGGCATCCGAACCGTGCAGCACCTGCGCGCCACCGGGTCGTCCGGGTTCCAGGGGATCTCCGGCGCTCCCGGCTCGGCCTCATGGTTCGGGGGCGTGCTCTTCGTTCTGGCGCTCGCCATGGGTGCGCTTGCGCCGGTCCTTGAGCTTGCCGGACTCGTCG includes:
- a CDS encoding DUF2589 domain-containing protein; amino-acid sequence: MAEQDPSAPAAPAAPGPAAPAAPAASAAPAAPAAPAAPAAAAPAAPAAPAAPAASAAPAAPAKPGDPLARSNADTGNNQEAATQLLSQIPFGAIIGGPLIAGVQAQTMAANATLQYVLQVLFGTDGAGGKDGSNPISAVTFTFSNGTKTSTLTVPLLTLVPIPYLLVETMDIEFKAAINASSSYDQKDSVDTNFNSQVKGSVGFLFDKANFSAGFSSKTDSTGTRDSKYSVEYTVDVKVHATGHDMPAGTLKVLNMLNDSIKAVDAPSGT
- a CDS encoding PAS domain S-box protein, which gives rise to MTELDAFFNHSLALLCIADKEGRFVRLNPAWETTLGWSVAELIGQVFLDFVHPDDREATMAITARVFEGGTAVAFENRYRCKDGSYRHLRWYTGVHDDEGRQHAFAQDITEQRKAEERARIYEDTILNSNIGFIVLHLEKPGDELSLRILLANDAAGRIVGFDVKAQVGQMAADVFPGNIESGLAAAYTRIAESGGSLDMGEVAYDDARIQGIFSIKVVGLPDRRVCVSFEDVTERRRTEEALRQSLIQAEVIRAQAAALAELSTPLIPIRDDVVVMPLIGTVDGIRAEQMLETLLSGVGSHGTRIAILDITGVAVVDANVANTIVRAAQAVKLLGAQVMLTGIRPEVARTLIGLDVDLGGIVTHGSLQAGIAAAFKRRGG
- a CDS encoding GNAT family N-acetyltransferase: MNAPITFRPVTEGDMPLLHAWHQRPHVAEWWQPVPSIDELRADYLSHPVDPDVKPLDTPAGALYYLACENGVPFGYIQVYHVMTSQESGWWLDETDPHALGIDQFIADADRLGKGLGTRMIRAFLDTLFADPRVTKVQTDPSPTNPRAVACYRKAGFRDVGVVDTPDGPALLMRVLRADRQS
- a CDS encoding DUF2589 domain-containing protein is translated as MKSEIALSKLIGALIRDVVDADGMAAQATADFIQSVGFDKGELRMVQFTYDHPDQSGVMKKYVVSVPLLTIVPIPLLGVQEAELSFTTTVVEMSSDEKSAPMLLAKVAPSAGGDDGKQDQANITFTVKMSRTDMPAGISNMMGLLGNKVQVAEAQTEKK